In Coregonus clupeaformis isolate EN_2021a chromosome 7, ASM2061545v1, whole genome shotgun sequence, one genomic interval encodes:
- the pih1d1 gene encoding PIH1 domain-containing protein 1 isoform X1 has product MNSKKKQKMEADSSLLSSEMDLQQQEELYQQLLLQTMGKMQSENPPDSRVIRPQPGLCVKTLTLPDKRKVFVNICQSAAVPPPPHLSREALVELLESEDPTGYRVPMSIGEAHTEVDNNSQGCTAYDVVISEEFFQKCQKDPLFQQFLIAVSLEGLENKYNLELSRDWKVLKNRKFLGSVNEQNIRTKSKPVIQEIDPKDTHTPPEPAKRPEFCLLVEPPVGDPEFLIAEIQLPGVASSLSLVLDLGEDRLVLNARPSLFHLDCFIPFFIDQEGSVAQYNTNTQILTVTMPVVSS; this is encoded by the exons ATGAACTCGAAAAAAA AACAGAAGATGGAGGCAGACTCGTCTCTCCTGAGCTCGGAGATGGATCTGCAACAGCAAGAAGAGCTCTACCAACAGCTTTTGCTACAG aCGATGGGAAAAATGCAAAGTGAAAATCCTCCTGATTCTAGAGTCATTCGGCCACAGCCTG GTCTGTGTGTGAAGACTCTCACCCTGCCTGACAAACGGAAGGTATTTGTCAACATCTGTCAGTCTGCTGCCGTCCCGCCCCCGCCCCACCTCTCCAGGGAGGCACTAGTGGAGCTCCTCGAATCAGAAGACCCCACAGGATACAGAGTACCCATGAGCATCGGAGAGGCCCACACAGAGGTGGACAACA ACTCCCAAGGCTGCACAGCCTATGACGTGGTCATCAGTGAAGAGTTCTTCCAGAaatgccag AAGGATCCTCTATTCCAGCAGTTTCTGATCGCTGTGTCATTAGAGGGGCTGGAGAACAAATACAACCTGGAGCTCagccgag aCTGGAAGGTTCTGAAGAACAGGAAGTTTCTGGGCTCTGTGAACGAACAGAATATTCGCACCAAGAGCAAACCTGTGATTCAGGAAATAGACCCCAA GGATACTCACACACCCCCAGAACCAGCCAAACG gCCAGAGTTCTGTCTGCTGGTGGAGCCCCCTGTAGGTGATCCAGAGTTTCTGATAGCAGAGATTCAGCTGCCTGGAGTG gcctcctctctctccctcgttctggaccttggggaggacaggctggtTCTGAATGCCCGGCCCTCCCTCTTTCATCTAGACTGTTTCATTCCCTTCTTCATTGACCAGGAGGGCAGCGTAGCACAGTACAACACcaacacacag ATTCTCACGGTGACAATGCCAGTGGTGTCTTCATGA
- the pih1d1 gene encoding PIH1 domain-containing protein 1 isoform X2, translated as MNSKKKQKMEADSSLLSSEMDLQQQEELYQQLLLQTMGKMQSENPPDSRVIRPQPGLCVKTLTLPDKRKVFVNICQSAAVPPPPHLSREALVELLESEDPTGYRVPMSIGEAHTEVDNNSQGCTAYDVVISEEFFQKCQDPLFQQFLIAVSLEGLENKYNLELSRDWKVLKNRKFLGSVNEQNIRTKSKPVIQEIDPKDTHTPPEPAKRPEFCLLVEPPVGDPEFLIAEIQLPGVASSLSLVLDLGEDRLVLNARPSLFHLDCFIPFFIDQEGSVAQYNTNTQILTVTMPVVSS; from the exons ATGAACTCGAAAAAAA AACAGAAGATGGAGGCAGACTCGTCTCTCCTGAGCTCGGAGATGGATCTGCAACAGCAAGAAGAGCTCTACCAACAGCTTTTGCTACAG aCGATGGGAAAAATGCAAAGTGAAAATCCTCCTGATTCTAGAGTCATTCGGCCACAGCCTG GTCTGTGTGTGAAGACTCTCACCCTGCCTGACAAACGGAAGGTATTTGTCAACATCTGTCAGTCTGCTGCCGTCCCGCCCCCGCCCCACCTCTCCAGGGAGGCACTAGTGGAGCTCCTCGAATCAGAAGACCCCACAGGATACAGAGTACCCATGAGCATCGGAGAGGCCCACACAGAGGTGGACAACA ACTCCCAAGGCTGCACAGCCTATGACGTGGTCATCAGTGAAGAGTTCTTCCAGAaatgccag GATCCTCTATTCCAGCAGTTTCTGATCGCTGTGTCATTAGAGGGGCTGGAGAACAAATACAACCTGGAGCTCagccgag aCTGGAAGGTTCTGAAGAACAGGAAGTTTCTGGGCTCTGTGAACGAACAGAATATTCGCACCAAGAGCAAACCTGTGATTCAGGAAATAGACCCCAA GGATACTCACACACCCCCAGAACCAGCCAAACG gCCAGAGTTCTGTCTGCTGGTGGAGCCCCCTGTAGGTGATCCAGAGTTTCTGATAGCAGAGATTCAGCTGCCTGGAGTG gcctcctctctctccctcgttctggaccttggggaggacaggctggtTCTGAATGCCCGGCCCTCCCTCTTTCATCTAGACTGTTTCATTCCCTTCTTCATTGACCAGGAGGGCAGCGTAGCACAGTACAACACcaacacacag ATTCTCACGGTGACAATGCCAGTGGTGTCTTCATGA
- the pih1d1 gene encoding PIH1 domain-containing protein 1 isoform X3, whose product MEADSSLLSSEMDLQQQEELYQQLLLQTMGKMQSENPPDSRVIRPQPGLCVKTLTLPDKRKVFVNICQSAAVPPPPHLSREALVELLESEDPTGYRVPMSIGEAHTEVDNNSQGCTAYDVVISEEFFQKCQKDPLFQQFLIAVSLEGLENKYNLELSRDWKVLKNRKFLGSVNEQNIRTKSKPVIQEIDPKDTHTPPEPAKRPEFCLLVEPPVGDPEFLIAEIQLPGVASSLSLVLDLGEDRLVLNARPSLFHLDCFIPFFIDQEGSVAQYNTNTQILTVTMPVVSS is encoded by the exons ATGGAGGCAGACTCGTCTCTCCTGAGCTCGGAGATGGATCTGCAACAGCAAGAAGAGCTCTACCAACAGCTTTTGCTACAG aCGATGGGAAAAATGCAAAGTGAAAATCCTCCTGATTCTAGAGTCATTCGGCCACAGCCTG GTCTGTGTGTGAAGACTCTCACCCTGCCTGACAAACGGAAGGTATTTGTCAACATCTGTCAGTCTGCTGCCGTCCCGCCCCCGCCCCACCTCTCCAGGGAGGCACTAGTGGAGCTCCTCGAATCAGAAGACCCCACAGGATACAGAGTACCCATGAGCATCGGAGAGGCCCACACAGAGGTGGACAACA ACTCCCAAGGCTGCACAGCCTATGACGTGGTCATCAGTGAAGAGTTCTTCCAGAaatgccag AAGGATCCTCTATTCCAGCAGTTTCTGATCGCTGTGTCATTAGAGGGGCTGGAGAACAAATACAACCTGGAGCTCagccgag aCTGGAAGGTTCTGAAGAACAGGAAGTTTCTGGGCTCTGTGAACGAACAGAATATTCGCACCAAGAGCAAACCTGTGATTCAGGAAATAGACCCCAA GGATACTCACACACCCCCAGAACCAGCCAAACG gCCAGAGTTCTGTCTGCTGGTGGAGCCCCCTGTAGGTGATCCAGAGTTTCTGATAGCAGAGATTCAGCTGCCTGGAGTG gcctcctctctctccctcgttctggaccttggggaggacaggctggtTCTGAATGCCCGGCCCTCCCTCTTTCATCTAGACTGTTTCATTCCCTTCTTCATTGACCAGGAGGGCAGCGTAGCACAGTACAACACcaacacacag ATTCTCACGGTGACAATGCCAGTGGTGTCTTCATGA